A window of Candidatus Bathyarchaeota archaeon contains these coding sequences:
- a CDS encoding adenosylhomocysteinase: MEHFQVKDKSLAPQGHLQIEWASKHMPVLNIIKERFEKEKPLKGQTLAACLHVTKETAVLIKVLLAGGANVALCGSNPLSTQDDVAAALADSGVHVFAWRGQNTEDYYKCIEKVLEFNPTLTMDDGADVVGMLHSKRQELIKNIKGGTEETTTGVIRLKAMELDGSLKYPIVAVNDAYTKYLFDNRYGTGQSTIDGILRATSVLLAGKNFVVGGYGWCSRGIAMRAQGMGANVIVTEVQPTRALEAVMSGLRVMPMAEAAPIGDIFVTATGDISVIRKEHMQKMKDGAIICNSGHFNVEINIPDLESLSKSKRTMRPNMEEYTLKDGRKLYLLAEGRLVNLAAAEGHPSEVMDMSFANQALCSEFIAKAGKLQTKVYSVPKEIDEKIAELKLQSMGVKIDTLTAEQKKYLSTWEVGTT; this comes from the coding sequence ATGGAACACTTCCAAGTTAAAGACAAAAGTTTAGCACCTCAAGGACATTTACAGATTGAATGGGCATCAAAACACATGCCCGTCCTCAACATAATCAAGGAACGTTTTGAAAAAGAAAAACCACTAAAGGGGCAAACCCTAGCTGCATGCCTCCACGTTACCAAAGAAACAGCCGTCCTCATCAAAGTACTGCTTGCAGGAGGCGCCAACGTTGCCCTCTGCGGCTCTAACCCACTTTCAACCCAAGATGACGTCGCCGCAGCCCTAGCAGACAGTGGTGTACACGTTTTCGCTTGGAGAGGCCAGAACACTGAGGACTATTATAAGTGTATTGAAAAAGTCCTTGAATTTAACCCCACTTTAACAATGGATGATGGTGCAGACGTTGTCGGCATGTTACATAGTAAGCGCCAAGAGTTAATTAAAAACATCAAAGGCGGAACCGAAGAAACCACCACAGGCGTTATTCGCCTAAAAGCAATGGAACTAGATGGTAGCCTAAAGTACCCAATAGTAGCAGTAAACGACGCCTACACAAAATACCTCTTTGATAACCGCTACGGCACAGGGCAGAGCACAATCGATGGCATTCTACGCGCAACTTCGGTTCTGCTTGCAGGCAAAAACTTTGTGGTGGGCGGATACGGATGGTGCAGCAGAGGCATCGCAATGCGTGCACAAGGCATGGGCGCAAACGTCATTGTTACTGAAGTGCAACCCACCCGTGCACTGGAAGCTGTCATGAGCGGTCTCCGCGTCATGCCTATGGCTGAGGCAGCCCCAATCGGCGACATCTTCGTAACAGCCACCGGCGACATCAGCGTAATTCGCAAAGAGCACATGCAAAAAATGAAAGACGGCGCCATAATATGCAACAGCGGCCACTTCAACGTAGAAATCAACATCCCAGATTTGGAATCACTCTCCAAATCCAAGCGCACAATGCGCCCAAACATGGAAGAATACACACTCAAAGACGGCAGAAAACTCTACCTTCTAGCCGAAGGCAGACTTGTGAACCTAGCCGCCGCAGAAGGTCACCCCTCAGAAGTCATGGACATGTCCTTTGCCAACCAAGCGTTATGCTCAGAATTCATAGCAAAAGCAGGTAAACTGCAAACCAAAGTCTACTCTGTACCGAAAGAGATCGACGAGAAAATCGCTGAGCTAAAACTGCAAAGTATGGGCGTTAAAATTGATACTCTTACAGCGGAACAGAAAAAATATCTCTCAACATGGGAAGTGGGAACCACCTAA